AGCGCCGATTGTTCCGGCGAGAGCCCGGCATTGACCAGCACCGGCGGAACATGGCCGATGGTTACGGCCGCAATCCGCCGTTTTGCCACCGCCGCCTCGCCGGGATTGGAGACGATAAAGGGATAGACCACCGGCAGCGGACCGGTGACGATTTCCGGAAAGCAATCGCGCGAAAGCGCCACCGTCTTGCCCGGCAGCCATTCCAGCGTGCCATGCGCGCCGACATGCACGATGGCGTGTGCAGCCGCTACCCGCTGCATCCATGTGCCGAAGGCGACAAGCGCGTGACGCGGCGGCAGGGCAGGATCGTGGTAATCCACCCGCCGATCCTCATTGCGACCCCGATCCGGCGCAAGCGCCACGAACACATTGCCAAAGCGGGCAACGCGAAAGCGGAATGCGCCATCAACAAGCACATCGTCACTTTCCGCAGTTCCCCATGTTGCATTCAGGGCAGTTGCGGCAGCGGCCGGCAATGCGGTCAGGAAATCGCGATAGTCGGAAAGAACGACCGTCGCTTCCTGCTGTTCAACGCAGTCGAGTAGCGCCCGCGCCGTGTCTGGAATATCCGACACCGCATATCCCGCATCGGCAAGATCGCGCAGCATTTCAAGCACGCTTTGCGGCACATCCAGACCGACGGCATAACCCGTGCGCCCCGGTGCCGCACCCGGATAATCCGGCATCAGAATGACGATACGGCGATCCTGCGGCGGAGCCTGTTTCAATCGCAGAAACGCCCCGATGCGGTTCGACACCTGTTCAATACGATTCGCTTCCGGCACATTCAGGAGGCTGGCACCGCCATCCGCCCGCGCCTGCTTGAACGAAATCGCACCGGCGAGAATCCGGCCATCCAGTTCCGGCAGAACCACATGCATAGCAAGATCAGAGGGGTTGAGGCCACGCGCATTTTCCGCCCAGCCATCACGCCGGGTGGTCGCCATCACCACCTGAAAAACAGGGACACCGAGGCGGTCGAACAGCGTCCGTCCGTCCTCATCCGTCTGGCTGGCAAAAGCGGTGGCAGCAATGATGGCGGCAGGCTGCAGGTCAGGCAACACGCTTTCGAGAAAACGGATCGCCTCCCCGTCCTTCAGACCGCTGACGAAAATCGGCAATGGCACAAAACCGCGCCCGGAAAGCGCATGGAAGAGCGCATCCACAGGTGCTGCATCAGCCGCCAGCAACATCGAGCGGTAAAAGAGAATGGGCAGTATGGCTGCATCGGCTGGAAAACCGGCAATGGCTTCCGCTTGACTGACGACACCCTGTCCGGGCCGGTAAAATCCGGCCTTCGGCAGAGGCTCGGCCTCAATATCCGGCCACACGCCATCCTTTGCCAGAGCCGCAAGACCAGTTGCAAGGCTGCCCATATTCGCCCTTCCCCCTTCACGGAAAAAGGAAAGGGCAGAGGCCAGTATCTGCCTGTCCACGGTCGAGGCCGCTTCGAGCTTTTCGTCCCTGTCGCTGCACTCGCCCGGTAATAGCAGAAGCTTGATGCCGCGCCGTCGGGCCATCATGGTAAGCTGATCGACGCCGTAGCGCCATCGATCAGCTCCACCGAGAATCCGGATAAGGATAACACGGGCATGCTCCGCCGTCTTTTCGATCCACAGATCGACCGACATGGGGTGCCGAAGCTCGGAGAGGTTGGCGGCGGAGAGCGACGGGAGCGCATCTCCAGCCTGCCGCCACGCCCTTTCCAGCCCGGCAAGATCGCTTGCCGAAAAAGACAGCATCACCACATCCGAACGGGGCTGGTTGAGATCAACCGGCTCGATCAGATCGTCCAGGGACGAGGATGTGGTGGCGAGAATATGCATCTAAGGCATTCCCAGTAAAAGTCCGTAGCGGTCAGGCTGCCAGCATCTGCTCGATCTTTTCGCGGTTGATGCCCTTTTCACCAATGATAACGAGCCGGCTGCGGCGTTCTTCACCCGCCGCCCATGGGCGATCATAATAGTGATTGACGCGGCTGCCGACAGCCTGCACCTGCAGGCGCATCGGCTTTGCGGAAACTTCGATGAAACCCTTGATGCGCAGGACATTTTCCGCAGCCGCCGTCTCGGCGATGCGGGCTGCCAGCGCCTCCGGGTCACTCACGGCCGGCAGGTCGATGACGAAGCTGTCGAAATCGTCGTGTTCATGGTCGAACGCGCCATCGTGATGGGTACGGCGGTTTTCGATATCCTCTTCCACCGCAAGGCCAAGGCCGATCAGCACGGCGGGATCAATGGCGCCATTCGACGCGACGACAATCTTCGCCGCCCTCGGCAGATGTTCGAGCACATGAGCCTTCGCCTTCTCGAGACCGGCATCATCGAGAAGATCAGCCTTGGTCAGCACGATGAGATCGGCGCAGGCGACCTGATCCTCGAAAACTTCCTCTACCGGATCATCGTGATCGAGCGCCTCGTCATTGGCCCGCTGGGCGGCAAGTGCTTCCATGTCGTGGGCAACCTGTCCCTCGGCAAGGGCTGCGCCATCCACCACGGCCACCACGGCATCCACTGTCACGCGGCTCTTGATCGCCGGCCACTGGAAGGCCTGCACCAGCGGCTTCGGCAGTGCGAGGCCGGACGTTTCGATGAGGATATGCTCCACCTTCGGCTGGCGGCTGAGGATTTGTTCGATAGCGGGCTGGAAATCATCCGCCACCGTGCAGCAGATGCAGCCATTGGCCAGTTCAACGATGTTTTCTTCCGGGCAGCTTTCAATGCCGCAGCCCTTGAGAATTTCGCCATCGATGCCGATATCGCCGAATTCATTGACGATGATGGCAAGCCGCTTGCCATCCAGCTTTTCGAGAAGGCCGCGCAGCAGCGTGGTTTTTCCGGCCCCCAGAAAGCCGGTGACGATGGTGCAGGGAACGCGGTCCAGAAGGGTGCTCATGATCTCTCCTCGGTAAAATTGAATGGGGGAATGCGCGCCACCATGCCGCGCTTCAATGGTTCGGGGCGGCCGCGCCAGGGCATCAGGCCGTCTGCGGAGGCGGCCAGCATATGCGCGCCTGTCAGCAGGTCTTCCGCGTCATTGGGCGTCAGCCCGCCAAACACATAGGACCAGCCGTCGGCGCCACGAAGCACGGCGCTGAGGCTGCGCTTGCAATTGGCAAGGCAACTGACGGAGCGAACAACGACACCGGATGCTTCCGCCTTCGCGATGACGGCTTCGGCGAGACGCAAACCGGCGCGTGGTTCGGCATTGGGATCGGCTTCATCGCGACAGCTTCGGCAAACGAAGACCACCACACCGGAGGCCGTGTCAGCCTGCGTGTCTCCGCCTGCACATGAAGATGTCGCTGAAATATCCAAACCGTTTCGCTTCCCGCGCCTTTAAAAAAATCGTCGGGGTGCTGACATCGAAAACGGCATGCGCAGATGCGCAAACCCAATATTCGATCTGACCGACTGACCGGAGCACCCCGCCCGACAGACGTTTTTCTGAAACGGCAGGTCTCCTGGCTTGCGGCTTCAAAACACCCGGACACCGCCTTCCCGAACCCATCTTCAAGGGTCCAGTGGCTTTACGGTGCAGGCTTACCGCTTACAGTTGCGGGGGCAGCCACGGAATGACCCATTGTCCGGGTGGAACCGTGTTCCCTCTTAGCTTTTCCCGTTGCCGGGAAAAGACCGTCAGTCCGCTACCATTAGGCTGAACGAGGGGGAGGGTCAATGCCGTGGCCTGCCCCTCACGCATTGCCGGGTGCGGCAAATTGGGTATAGTCGCCGCTCCGAATGGCAGGGGCATCGGTCCCGCACCGCAGGATGAGAAGGAAAACGCGATGACGCGCGACATCAGCGATAACGAAGCCGAACGCCACCGGCAGAAAATGGTCAACCGCAAGACGGTTCAGGATGCCGAAGTTGCGGCAAAGACCATCGAAAAAGGTCTGCTGATGATCAATACCGGCCCGGGCAAAGGCAAGTCCACGGCGGCCTTCGGCCTTGCTTTGCGCATGCTCGGCACCGGGCGGCGGGTCGGCGTCGTGCAGTTCATCAAGGGCGCATGGTCGACGGGCGAACAACAGGCTCTGACGCTTTTCGGCGACAAGGTTGTCTGGCGCACCATGGGCGAGGGTTTCACGTGGGACACGCAGGATCTGAAACGCGATGTTGCCGCAGCCACAAAGGCCTGGGAAGAAGCCAAGGTCCTGATGGCCGACGAAACCATCGGCCTCCTGATCCTCGACGAACTGAACATCGCGCTACGTTACGACTACCTGCCGCTGGAAGAGGTCGTTGAAACCCTGTCCAGTCGCAGGCCCGATCTGCATGTCATCGTCACCGGCCGCAATGCCAAGCAACCGCTGATCGACGCTGCCGACATGGTGACGGATATGACCCTGGTGAAACACCACTTCAAGGCGGGCGTGAAGGCGCAGGCCGGGATAGAATTCTGACATGACCGCACGGGTGCTGATGTTTCAGGGAACCGGCTCGGACGTCGGCAAATCGCTGATGGTGGCCGGCCTTGCCCGGGCATTCACCCGGCGCGGCCTGTCGGTGATGCCGTTCAAACCGCAGAACATGTCTAACAACGCGGCGGTAACCGCCGATGGCGGCGAGATCGGCCGTGCCCAGGCGCTGCAGGCGCGGGCGGCGGGTGTACCACTCTCCGTTCACATGAACCCGGTACTCCTGAAACCCCAGAGCGAGACCGGCGCACAGGTGGTGGTGCAGGGCAAGATCTTCGGCAATGCCAAAGCTGCGGATTATCAGCACATGAAGGCCGGGCTGATGCCGCGTGTGCTGGAAAGCTTTGAGCACCTGAAACAACAGGCCGATCTGGTGCTGGTGGAGGGGGCGGGCAGCGCGTCTGAAATCAACCTGCGCGCCAATGATATCGCCAATATGGGTTTCGCCCGCGCAGCCGACGCTCCCGTCATCCTGATCGGTGATATCGACCGTGGCGGCGTCATCGCCAGCCTCGTCGGTACCAAAGCCGTACTCGAAAGCGATGACGCGGCAATGATAGCGGGCTTCATCGTCAACCGCTTTCGCGGCGATCCCACATTGTTTTCCGACGGCATGCGGATGATCGCGGAAAAAACCGGCTGGGCCTCCATCGGGCTTCTGCCGCATTTTTCCGATGCCGCGAAATTGCCAGCAGAGGATGCGCTCGGTCTTTCCGGCCCTGGCCAGCAGAAACCGGGCGCAAAAATCCGCATCGCGGTGCCAATCCTGCCGCATATCTCCAATTTCGACGATCTCGATCCCCTCGACATGGAACCGGATGTGGAACTGATCCGCATACGGCCGGGCGAGACAATTCCCCCCGACTGCCGGCTGGTGCTGCTTTGTGGTTCGAAATCCACCATCGCCGATCTCGCAGTGCTGAAAAACGCGGGCCTCGATATCGATATCAAGGCCCATGCCCGGCGCGGTGGCTATGTTCTCGGCCTCTGCGGCGGATACCAGATGCTCGGCAAAACCGTTGCCGATCCTGACGGCATAGAAGGACCGCCGGGAACGGTATCAGGGCTTGGCCTGCTGGATGTCGATACGGTTTTGACCGGCTACAAGCGGCTGGTTTCCGTGCGTGGCAGGAGTTTCGACGGAATTGATTTATCCGGCTATGAAATGCATGTTGGCGAAACGACGAGTACTACGGATCGCCAGCGGTTTTCGATGATCGAAGGACATGCCGATGGCGCCATTTCGCCTGACGGCCGCGTCTTCGGCACCTATATTCACGGTCTTTTCGCAGATAACCACCAGCGCAGCGCCTGGCTGAGGCGGCTTGGCGGGCAGCGTTCGGAACTGAATTATGATGCGCAGGTGGAGGCCGTCCTCGACCGTCTTGCCGCGCATATGGAGCAGCATCTCGATCTCGACAGGCTGCTTGCTATAGCGCGATGAGGATTGCCAGAAGCCCGAACAGGCCGATCAGCAACCCGTCGGCGATCCTCGCCAACCGAAGCGCCGTGCGAATATCGCCGGCAACCAGCGTCGCTCTTCCGCCTTCGCCCATGAAACGCGCCTCGATCATCTGCCCGCCATAGGAGCGCGGGCCAGCCAGCGCAAAGCCAAGAGCACCGGCCAGCGCCGCCTCCGGCCAGCCGGCATTGGGAGAACGGTGGTGTCGCGCATCGCGACGGATTGCGGCGATTGCCCCTCGCGGAGAAGCGCCTTTCACGAAAAACGCGGCAATGACGAAAAGGCCGCCGCTTAATCTTGAGGCGGGCAGATTGACCAGATCGTCCAGCCGGGCCGAGGCCCAACCAAAGGCTTCATGGCGTGGCGAACGATGGCCGATCATGCTGTCAGCCGTATTGATCGCCTTGTAAGCCGCACCGCCCGGCAGGCCCAGTGCGCCGAGCCACAGGGCGGGGGCGACGATGCCATCGGAAAAATTCTCGGCCAGACTTTCAATCGCCGCCCGACAGATAGCCGCCTCGTCCAGCTTTTGCGGATCACGACCAACGATCATCGATACCGCCTTGCGGCCACCTTCCACCCCTTCGCGCTCCAGAGCGGTGGCGACAGCTTCCACATGCTGCTCCAGACTTTTCTGAGCCGGAAGAGAAGCGCCGAGGATTGCAACAGCCAACAGGCCGAAGGGCAGGAGAAGCAGAAACGATTGCACAAACCATGCAAGAATGACGGTGAGACCGGCAAAAACAGCCAGTGCCGCCACGCCCGCCGCTTTACGCTGCGAAAATGACGCGCTCTCCCGGTTCCATTTTTTGTCCAGCAGCGCGATAAGCGAACCGACCCACGTGACGGGGTGGCCGATACGGTTGAACAGCCAGTCCGGATAACCGGTCAGGCGTTCGATCACGAGTGACAGGAAAGCGAGAGCAAAGAACATGGGCGAGACAGTACCAGAAAAGGCTCAAGGAGCGATCCGTCACGGCGGCAATCTCGGCAAGGCGCGGCTGATGTTCCCTGAAGCGCCTGAACCTTGGATCGACCTTTCGACCGGGATCAATCCGCACTCCTATCCGCATTCGCCCGTTCCCGCCAGCGCATTTGCCCGCCTGCCGGAACCTGGTGCCGCCGAGGAGTTGAAGCAACTGGCAGCAGCCCATTTTGGCGCGCCGTCCGCCTCGCATATCACGCTTTCACCTGGCACCCAGATGCTGATGCCGTTGCTGGCTCAAATCGCGCTTTCCCGTGGGGCAAAAAGCGGGGCCGTGCTTTCTCCCGCTTATGCGGAACACGCCCGCACCGCGCGCATGGCCGGACTGATTGTGACGGAAGTTGAAAATCTTGGCGACCTGTCGGCTCACGATTACGCGGTGGTGGTCAATCCCAACAATCCCGATGGCCGCGTCACGGATCGAGATGCTTTGCTGTCTTTCGCCGATTCGATGCGCGGTAAAGGCGGCCTGCTCGTTGTGGACGAAGCCTTTGTCGAAGCAGGAGGGGCGGAAAGTCTCGCAAATGCTGCGGATCACGATGCGCTGGTTGTGCTTCGATCTTTCGGCAAATTTTATGGCATGGCGGGCGTGCGGCTCGGTTTCGCGATTGCGCATCCTGATACCACCGCCGCACTGGATGCGAGGCTCGGACCCTGGGCAGTTTCCGGCCCGGCACTGCATATTGCGACCGAAGCTTTGGCAGACGAGGAATGGCAATCATCCATGCGCCTCCAGCTCGCGAAAGAAGCCCTACGCATGAATGACCTGCTGAAAAAAGCGGGGCTGGAAATCGCCGGCGGCACGTCTCTCTTCACGCTGGTCCGGGACAAGCGCGCCACAGCACTGTTCGACCATCTTGGCAAGCGCGGCATTCTGGTCCGCGTCTTCGATGAAAGGCCGAGCGATATTCGTTTCGGCCTCCCCGGCAGCGAAGCCGAGTGGCAGCGCCTGGAAGCGGCGCTGCTCTCTTTCAATCATGCCTCGAAAGTGTAGGTTTCAATCGACTCCGGCTTCATTTCGATGGAGAAGCCCGGCAGTTTCGGCGGCATGTAAGCGGCGTTTCTGATATCGCAAGGCTCGATGAAATGCTCGTGCAGGTGATCCACATATTCGATGACGCGGCCTTCCTTGGTGCCTGAAACCACCAGATAGTCAATCATCGACAGGTGCTGCACATATTCACAAAGGCCGACGCCACCGGCATGCGGCCAGACCGGCAGATTATATTTGGCGGCAATCAGCAGCACCGCCAGCACTTCGTTGAGGCCACCCATACGGCAACTGTCGATCTGCACCACATCGATCGCGCCTTCAGCGATGAACTGCTTGAACATGATGCGGTTCTGGCACATTTCGCCCGTCGCCACCTTCACGGAACCGATGGCTGCGCGAATCTTGCGATGGCCGGCGACATCATCCGGGCTGGTCGGTTCTTCAATGAAGAAGGGCTTGGAAAAGGCGAGCTTATTCACCCACTCGATTGCCTGATCGACTTCCCACACCTGATTGGCATCGATCATCAGGTAACGGTCGGGGCCAATCACCTCACGGGCGATGGTGAGACGGCGAATATCATCCTCCAGATCACGGCCAACCTTCATCTTCACATGGTTGAAACCGGCATCGATGGCTTCCTGGCAAAGACGGCGCAGCTTGGCGTCGTCATAACCGAGCCAGCCGGCTGACGTCGTGTAGCAGGCATAACCCTCGTTCTTCAGCGTCTCAATACGCTCCTTCTTGCCACTCTCGGCCTTTTTGAGGATCGCAAGCGCATCGTCGCGGGTCAACACATCGGTCAGATAACGATAATCGACGATATCGGCGATTTCTTCCGCGCTCATATCGGCAACAAGCTGCCACACCGGCTTGCCCGCCTTCTTCGCCAGCAGGTCCCAGACCGCATTGACGACGGCACCGGTGGCGAGATGCATCGCCCCCTTGTCCGGGCCGATCCAGCGCAGCTGGCTGTCGCTCGTCAGATGCCGCCAATATTTGCCGGGGTTCTCGGTGACGGTGGCGAGATCGGTGCCGACCACCAGATGCCGCATCGCTTCGATGGCCATGCAGCAAATGTCATTGCCGCGACCGATGGTGAAGGTCAGCCCGTGGCCCTTAAGGCCCGGCTCATCGGTATCGAGAATGACATAAGCCGCCGAATAATCCGGGTCGGGGTTCATCGCATCCGAACCGTCAAGGCTCTGGGAGGTCGGAAAACGCAGGTCGAAAACACGCAGATCTGTAATTTTGGTCATGGCCGGTTACTCGCGGTCAGTGTCAAAGGAAATCGTTCAATCGTGGTGAAAGGTTTCTTCCATCATCGCCCACCACTCGTCTTGCTTGCGGCTTTCGAGCGGTTGCTGGCAGGGAATGGTAAAAGACCACCATTCCTGGTTCTTGGGGCTTGCGGCTATCTTCGCCATATCGGCACTGAAATCCGTGCCGTGATATTCCCAATAACCGAACAGCAGATTTTCCGGTTCGCGCAGGAAGATCGTATAGTTGCGAATGTTGCTGTCGCTGATGAGCGCCAGAACTTCCGGCCAGACGGCAGCGTGCAGCCTTTTATATTCCGCGATCATCTCAGGTTTGACGCCTATGACCATGCCCATCCGCTGCATGAAAAACTCCGTTATTGCTTTATGGTGGCGAGTGCTGCGCGCAGCCGGTGTTGCGGCAGGTTCAATCCCAGCCGTTCTGCAGCAGCGATGATCGGGATGAATCGACGACGCTTCTTTTCATCGTGGTTACCGGCGATATCGGCCAGCCGATGCGCGAGAAAAGGATTGCGCAGACGTTCGCGCAGCACGCCGATATAGACCTCAGCCTCATCTCCCATGCCTTCGGCAGCAAAGACCGGCAGAACCTCATCCCGCCACAGTGTTTCCAGATCCGTAACGAGAGCGTCGTCGCCCATCGCCTGACGAACGGTCTCATCCTTCGCGCGGGCATCCTGCATCCAGCGCTCGGCCAGATAGGAGTGCCCGAGATTGAGCAGAAAGAGCTTCAGCTTTTCGTAATGGTCGAGATCATCCGTCAGCACGATCGCAGGGTGCGTGCATGGCAGAACGAGCCCTTCCTGCCTCTCGATTGCCCAAAGCGCATAGGGTTCCGCCACCGCACCAACAGGATCGATCGGCTCGGAGACGATGCGATCGACCAGACTATTGGCGAAACGGCATTTCTCGTTGAGATAAAAGGCAAACCCCGCCGGCAGCTGCCACTCGTCTGCAACCTGGCGAATGACTTGCTGCAGACTTTCGCCATTGCGCGGCACAAGCTCGCAGGGGAAGATCGACAAAGGCGCTTCCGGATTGCGCTGAAAACGCTCCAACAGCAACATGCAGAGCTTGGCAGGAAAGCTTTTCGGCACCACCGTGAAATCGGCCGCAAGGCCAGGCCCGTCAGCGGAATCCAGCTCATAACCACGATCACCCGTATTGGACAAAATGACCTCGGCCACGCAGGCGAGACGCCGCACTTCGGCCCAGTCGGTTGCGGCGGTCAGCGCGCGTGCGACAGCCTTGCCAGGAATTTCCTCGTCCACTTCCTGCCCATCGCGGATACCGCGAATGCGCACAGGGTAGGGGGCACCGCTATTCAGTGCGGCAACACGCTTCAGGCTTTCCGCATTGCCGGTCGTCTGGACAATAGTAATATGTCCAAGAGCCTCGCCTTTATCCA
The Agrobacterium cucumeris DNA segment above includes these coding regions:
- the cobN gene encoding cobaltochelatase subunit CobN, translated to MHILATTSSSLDDLIEPVDLNQPRSDVVMLSFSASDLAGLERAWRQAGDALPSLSAANLSELRHPMSVDLWIEKTAEHARVILIRILGGADRWRYGVDQLTMMARRRGIKLLLLPGECSDRDEKLEAASTVDRQILASALSFFREGGRANMGSLATGLAALAKDGVWPDIEAEPLPKAGFYRPGQGVVSQAEAIAGFPADAAILPILFYRSMLLAADAAPVDALFHALSGRGFVPLPIFVSGLKDGEAIRFLESVLPDLQPAAIIAATAFASQTDEDGRTLFDRLGVPVFQVVMATTRRDGWAENARGLNPSDLAMHVVLPELDGRILAGAISFKQARADGGASLLNVPEANRIEQVSNRIGAFLRLKQAPPQDRRIVILMPDYPGAAPGRTGYAVGLDVPQSVLEMLRDLADAGYAVSDIPDTARALLDCVEQQEATVVLSDYRDFLTALPAAAATALNATWGTAESDDVLVDGAFRFRVARFGNVFVALAPDRGRNEDRRVDYHDPALPPRHALVAFGTWMQRVAAAHAIVHVGAHGTLEWLPGKTVALSRDCFPEIVTGPLPVVYPFIVSNPGEAAVAKRRIAAVTIGHVPPVLVNAGLSPEQSALEQLVDEYAQADGLDRRRRDRLAKLIVEKALETGLAAEAGVGVKDDADAALSRIDAFLCDLKDFAIKDGQHIFGRHPEGEADPLRLESAKAEKAALLAALDGCHIPPGPSGAPARGRLDVLPTGRNLYAADPRTMPTPTAFELGRMAGEEVLRHHLQSHGDWPKHLVFDLWGSASLRNGGEDVAQALHLMGARPIHDPATGRVTGIEVLPPASFGRPRVDVTFRISGLFRDMFPALIALLDAAAKAVARRDEAPGDNPLAEEAAALGHIPARIFGSAPGTYGAGIEEKLASGKWDEREELGQAYLDAASHAFGGADGLEIFEDAGFVELVRRADLLVHTGDDPGRDLLDGSSDVAFIGGFSAAKAALGGVADIVALDTTDPARPRARSMTQALTRVVRARAVNPRFIAGQMRHGPRGAAEFAETVDRLVGFAETTHVVSSSLIEALYDAYFGNEEVRDFILRENPKAAQVMAERFLSARRRGLWHSRRNAVDAELEMLIMPRSERVGA
- the cobW gene encoding cobalamin biosynthesis protein CobW — its product is MSTLLDRVPCTIVTGFLGAGKTTLLRGLLEKLDGKRLAIIVNEFGDIGIDGEILKGCGIESCPEENIVELANGCICCTVADDFQPAIEQILSRQPKVEHILIETSGLALPKPLVQAFQWPAIKSRVTVDAVVAVVDGAALAEGQVAHDMEALAAQRANDEALDHDDPVEEVFEDQVACADLIVLTKADLLDDAGLEKAKAHVLEHLPRAAKIVVASNGAIDPAVLIGLGLAVEEDIENRRTHHDGAFDHEHDDFDSFVIDLPAVSDPEALAARIAETAAAENVLRIKGFIEVSAKPMRLQVQAVGSRVNHYYDRPWAAGEERRSRLVIIGEKGINREKIEQMLAA
- a CDS encoding DUF1636 family protein, which codes for MDISATSSCAGGDTQADTASGVVVFVCRSCRDEADPNAEPRAGLRLAEAVIAKAEASGVVVRSVSCLANCKRSLSAVLRGADGWSYVFGGLTPNDAEDLLTGAHMLAASADGLMPWRGRPEPLKRGMVARIPPFNFTEERS
- the cobO gene encoding cob(I)yrinic acid a,c-diamide adenosyltransferase translates to MTRDISDNEAERHRQKMVNRKTVQDAEVAAKTIEKGLLMINTGPGKGKSTAAFGLALRMLGTGRRVGVVQFIKGAWSTGEQQALTLFGDKVVWRTMGEGFTWDTQDLKRDVAAATKAWEEAKVLMADETIGLLILDELNIALRYDYLPLEEVVETLSSRRPDLHVIVTGRNAKQPLIDAADMVTDMTLVKHHFKAGVKAQAGIEF
- a CDS encoding cobyric acid synthase codes for the protein MTARVLMFQGTGSDVGKSLMVAGLARAFTRRGLSVMPFKPQNMSNNAAVTADGGEIGRAQALQARAAGVPLSVHMNPVLLKPQSETGAQVVVQGKIFGNAKAADYQHMKAGLMPRVLESFEHLKQQADLVLVEGAGSASEINLRANDIANMGFARAADAPVILIGDIDRGGVIASLVGTKAVLESDDAAMIAGFIVNRFRGDPTLFSDGMRMIAEKTGWASIGLLPHFSDAAKLPAEDALGLSGPGQQKPGAKIRIAVPILPHISNFDDLDPLDMEPDVELIRIRPGETIPPDCRLVLLCGSKSTIADLAVLKNAGLDIDIKAHARRGGYVLGLCGGYQMLGKTVADPDGIEGPPGTVSGLGLLDVDTVLTGYKRLVSVRGRSFDGIDLSGYEMHVGETTSTTDRQRFSMIEGHADGAISPDGRVFGTYIHGLFADNHQRSAWLRRLGGQRSELNYDAQVEAVLDRLAAHMEQHLDLDRLLAIAR
- the cbiB gene encoding adenosylcobinamide-phosphate synthase CbiB, encoding MFFALAFLSLVIERLTGYPDWLFNRIGHPVTWVGSLIALLDKKWNRESASFSQRKAAGVAALAVFAGLTVILAWFVQSFLLLLPFGLLAVAILGASLPAQKSLEQHVEAVATALEREGVEGGRKAVSMIVGRDPQKLDEAAICRAAIESLAENFSDGIVAPALWLGALGLPGGAAYKAINTADSMIGHRSPRHEAFGWASARLDDLVNLPASRLSGGLFVIAAFFVKGASPRGAIAAIRRDARHHRSPNAGWPEAALAGALGFALAGPRSYGGQMIEARFMGEGGRATLVAGDIRTALRLARIADGLLIGLFGLLAILIAL
- the cobD gene encoding threonine-phosphate decarboxylase CobD; the protein is MGETVPEKAQGAIRHGGNLGKARLMFPEAPEPWIDLSTGINPHSYPHSPVPASAFARLPEPGAAEELKQLAAAHFGAPSASHITLSPGTQMLMPLLAQIALSRGAKSGAVLSPAYAEHARTARMAGLIVTEVENLGDLSAHDYAVVVNPNNPDGRVTDRDALLSFADSMRGKGGLLVVDEAFVEAGGAESLANAADHDALVVLRSFGKFYGMAGVRLGFAIAHPDTTAALDARLGPWAVSGPALHIATEALADEEWQSSMRLQLAKEALRMNDLLKKAGLEIAGGTSLFTLVRDKRATALFDHLGKRGILVRVFDERPSDIRFGLPGSEAEWQRLEAALLSFNHASKV
- a CDS encoding L-fuconate dehydratase, whose protein sequence is MTKITDLRVFDLRFPTSQSLDGSDAMNPDPDYSAAYVILDTDEPGLKGHGLTFTIGRGNDICCMAIEAMRHLVVGTDLATVTENPGKYWRHLTSDSQLRWIGPDKGAMHLATGAVVNAVWDLLAKKAGKPVWQLVADMSAEEIADIVDYRYLTDVLTRDDALAILKKAESGKKERIETLKNEGYACYTTSAGWLGYDDAKLRRLCQEAIDAGFNHVKMKVGRDLEDDIRRLTIAREVIGPDRYLMIDANQVWEVDQAIEWVNKLAFSKPFFIEEPTSPDDVAGHRKIRAAIGSVKVATGEMCQNRIMFKQFIAEGAIDVVQIDSCRMGGLNEVLAVLLIAAKYNLPVWPHAGGVGLCEYVQHLSMIDYLVVSGTKEGRVIEYVDHLHEHFIEPCDIRNAAYMPPKLPGFSIEMKPESIETYTFEA
- a CDS encoding L-rhamnose mutarotase codes for the protein MQRMGMVIGVKPEMIAEYKRLHAAVWPEVLALISDSNIRNYTIFLREPENLLFGYWEYHGTDFSADMAKIAASPKNQEWWSFTIPCQQPLESRKQDEWWAMMEETFHHD
- a CDS encoding mannitol dehydrogenase family protein; its protein translation is MTADTPILQFGTSRFLLAHADLFVSQALDKGEALGHITIVQTTGNAESLKRVAALNSGAPYPVRIRGIRDGQEVDEEIPGKAVARALTAATDWAEVRRLACVAEVILSNTGDRGYELDSADGPGLAADFTVVPKSFPAKLCMLLLERFQRNPEAPLSIFPCELVPRNGESLQQVIRQVADEWQLPAGFAFYLNEKCRFANSLVDRIVSEPIDPVGAVAEPYALWAIERQEGLVLPCTHPAIVLTDDLDHYEKLKLFLLNLGHSYLAERWMQDARAKDETVRQAMGDDALVTDLETLWRDEVLPVFAAEGMGDEAEVYIGVLRERLRNPFLAHRLADIAGNHDEKKRRRFIPIIAAAERLGLNLPQHRLRAALATIKQ